One genomic region from Torulaspora delbrueckii CBS 1146 chromosome 4, complete genome encodes:
- the THI20 gene encoding trifunctional hydroxymethylpyrimidine kinase/phosphomethylpyrimidine kinase/thiaminase (similar to Saccharomyces cerevisiae THI20 (YOL055C); ancestral locus Anc_3.174): MTMTTIKINTPPPYLTLARDEHLPVVMSVAGTDSSGGAGIEADVKTITAHRCYAMTCVTALTAQTPAEVFKVHPTPKEFVQKVLDVNLQDMECHVIKTGMLTVDAVNVLSSKLRSLPAEERPKLVVDPVLVATSGCALGGSDLVKAIKEELTPLADLLTPNIPECFELVGQKSKIASMTQLCELAEKVSNATSCSNVLVKGGHIPWDDEQRKYITDVLYVGSESKCIVYKGNYIDTTHTHGTGCTLASAISSNLARGFSLGQAVYGGIEYVQNGISIGCEVVKSHITNNGPINHVYAIEIPLEKMVQDECFNAHDIVTKSVTLDQIPGEGDFFQYLINHPKVKPHWESYVHHDFVKQVAQGTLKREKFRFFIEQDYAYLIDYARVHCIAGSKAPTLEDIEKELNIVGSVRNEMGQHEKRLVEEFGVKDKEYFQKIQRGPALNNYSRYFNDIARRGNWQELVASLSPCLMGYGYALINQKKFITVEEDDVYYEWCQTYLSVWYQDAMARGKELLNQIALTGSKAELDTLVTIFADVCELETKFWDAAVNYTSN; the protein is encoded by the coding sequence ATGACTATGACCACGATAAAGATCAACACTCCTCCACCTTACTTGACGTTGGCCCGTGATGAGCATTTGCCCGTCGTGATGAGTGTGGCTGGCACCGATTCGAGTGGTGGTGCCGGTATCGAAGCAGATGTTAAGACTATTACAGCCCATAGATGCTATGCGATGACCTGTGTCACTGCTCTCACTGCACAAACTCCGGCAGAGGTTTTCAAAGTACATCCTACCCCAAAGGAATTCGTTCAAAAGGTGTTGGATGTCAATTTACAAGATATGGAATGTCATGTTATCAAGACTGGCATGTTGACAGTAGACGCAGTGAATGTTTTAAGTTCGAAGCTCCGCAGTTTGCCCGCTGAAGAGAGACCAAAACTTGTGGTTGATCCAGTGCTAGTGGCGACTTCTGGCTGCGCATTGGGTGGGAGTGACCTTGTCAAAGCTATCAAGGAAGAGTTGACACCTTTGGCTGACCTATTGACACCCAACATCCCCGAATGTTTTGAATTGGTGGGTCAAAAGAGTAAAATAGCCTCAATGACTCAACTTTGCGAATTGGCTGAGAAAGTATCAAATGCAACAAGCTGTTCAAACGTGTTGGTGAAAGGTGGCCACATTCCCTGGGATGATGAGCAGAGAAAGTACATTACCGATGTGCTTTACGTCGGTTCTGAGAGCAAGTGTATCGTTTATAAGGGAAACTACATTGACACTACACACACTCATGGCACTGGTTGCACTTTAGCCTCTGCAATCTCGTCGAACCTGGCCCGGGGGTTTTCATTGGGCCAAGCCGTTTACGGTGGTATTGAATACGTGCAAAATGGTATCAGCATCGGTTGTGAAGTAGTCAAATCGCATATCACCAATAATGGCCCAATTAACCATGTATATGCAATTGAAATACCACTAGAGAAAATGGTCCAAGACGAATGTTTCAATGCGCATGACATCGTTACCAAATCAGTCACTCTAGATCAAATCCCAGGCGAAGGCGATTTTTTCCAGTACTTGATCAATCATCCTAAGGTGAAACCTCACTGGGAAAGCTATGTCCACCATGATTTCGTTAAACAAGTCGCCCAGGGTACTCTCAAACGTGAAAAATTCCGTTTCTTCATTGAGCAGGACTATGCATATCTCATCGACTACGCCCGTGTTCACTGCATAGCAGGAAGCAAAGCCCCAACGTTAGAGGACATCgaaaaggaattgaataTTGTTGGCAGTGTAAGAAATGAAATGGGTCAGCACGAAAAGAGACTAGTAGAAGAATTTGGTGTCAAGGATAAAGAATATTTCCAAAAGATCCAAAGGGGACCAGCTTTAAACAACTACTCTAGATATTTCAACGATATCGCAAGAAGAGGCAATTGGCAGGAACTTGTCGCCTCTCTCTCCCCATGTTTAATGGGTTACGGTTATGCGCTCATCAACCAgaaaaagttcatcactgtagaagaagacgatgTCTATTACGAGTGGTGCCAAACTTACCTCTCGGTATGGTACCAGGATGCAATGGCTAGAGGCAAGGAACTACTGAACCAAATTGCACTAACGGGCTCTAAAGCAGAGCTCGACACTCTCGTCACAATCTTTGCAGACGTTTGCGAACTAGAGACTAAATTCTGGGACGCTGCAGTCAACTATACAAGTAATTAA
- the TDEL0D04520 gene encoding dipeptidyl-peptidase III (similar to Saccharomyces cerevisiae YOL057W; ancestral locus Anc_3.171), producing the protein MVTTQRVADHDAPITLLKVTDKFELLTDSEQKYAHYMSAASHAGTRVVLRQVSHESEAIFDLILGLHRDLHGEYPRCNETGLYLDYVTQFLANLGNYKSFGDSKFVPGCTKQYFYKLLELAKWDLNGSPRCHCPFASWKELIEDGIYKVEGKGSLGYTSDGFTSSYYMGEPISQMDMALLKHEVFGPLSILPENIRINKVSNDSFEIWVASTAKAKPLYEATTLSNGVKVSFKFGDHSREMQCIVESLEHAKEFAANTTQKKMLKWYIEHFKTGSGQAHKESQKLWVKDISPTIETNIGFIETYREPSGVIGEFESLVAIQNKERTEKFSQLVNNAQEFISLLPWTADWEKPVFNPPDFTSIEVLTFTGSGIPAGINIPNYDDVRINIGFKNVSLGNILSASAKSSSKHPPSFISDQDRPIYEKWQGDSFEVQVGIHELLGHGSGKLLCEVEDGFNFDEKNPPLGLDGTPVTTYYKFGETWGSKFGAMAGPFEECRAEVIAMYLITNRKILDIFGFNTKQDQDDVIYAGYLQMCRAGLMALEFWDPNTGKWGQPHMQARFSIMKTFLKHSPDPAFLSLITDADQIIVKLERSLIETAGHECIKDYLKHLHIYKCSGDYERGSQYFNDRCTVTADLAKLRDTVISKRLPRRQFIQTNTRISNYNKVVLQEYEETPKGMLESFIERQL; encoded by the coding sequence ATGGTGACGACTCAACGGGTCGCTGACCATGATGCACCAATCACTTTACTCAAGGTTACTGACAAGTTTGAGTTGCTCACTGACAGCGAGCAAAAGTATGCTCATTATATGTCTGCGGCATCTCACGCTGGGACACGAGTGGTGTTAAGACAAGTGTCTCACGAGAGTGAAGCTATATTTGATCTAATACTAGGTCTGCATAGGGATTTACATGGAGAGTACCCTCGGTGTAATGAGACTGGTTTGTATCTTGATTATGTGACACAGTTTCTGGCAAATTTGGGTAATTATAAATCATTTGGCGATTCAAAATTCGTACCTGGTTGTACTAAGCAGTACTTCTACAAATTGTTAGAGTTGGCTAAGTGGGATTTAAATGGTTCTCCTAGATGTCACTGCCCTTTTGCTAGTTGgaaggaattgattgaAGATGGCATTTACAAAGTCGAGGGAAAGGGTTCTCTCGGTTATACTAGTGATGGGTTTACTTCTTCCTACTATATGGGTGAGCCAATCTCTCAGATGGATATGGCTTTGTTAAAACATGAAGTCTTTGGTCCTTTGTCCATTTTACCAGAGAATATTAGGATCAACAAGGTCTCTAACGATAGTTTTGAGATTTGGGTCGCTTCTACTGCCAAAGCCAAACCATTGTACGAGGCAAcgactctttcaaatggtGTCAAAGTATCCTTTAAGTTTGGCGATCACTCTAGGGAAATGCAATGCATAGTGGAATCACTCGAGCACGCCAAGGAATTTGCAGCAAACACTACCCAAAAGAAGATGCTAAAATGGTATATTGAACATTTTAAGACTGGGTCTGGTCAGGCTCATAAGGAATCACAGAAATTATGGGTCAAGGATATCTCCCCCACGATCGAAACAAATATCGGATTCATCGAGACTTACCGTGAACCATCCGGTGTCATTGGAGAATTCGAGTCCTTGGTGGcaattcaaaataaagaaCGTACTGAAAAGTTTAGCCAGTTGGTGAACAACGCGCAAGAATTCATCTCATTGTTACCTTGGACCGCTGATTGGGAAAAACCTGTCTTCAACCCACCAGATTTCACCTCTATCGAAGTCCTCACGTTTACCGGGTCGGGAATTCCTGCAGGTATCAATATCCCAAACTATGACGATGTGAGAATTAATATCGGCTTCAAGAACGTCTCTCTGGGTAATATCCTCAGCGCCTCTGCAAAGAGCTCTTCAAAACACCCACCTAGTTTCATCTCGGACCAGGATCGACCAATCTACGAGAAATGGCAAGGAGATTCCTTCGAGGTTCAAGTTGGCATCCATGAACTTTTAGGTCACGGATCTGGTAAATTACTATGCgaagttgaagatggattcaatttcgatgaaaaaaatccACCATTAGGCTTAGATGGTACACCAGTGACTACTTATTACAAGTTTGGTGAGACTTGGGGATCCAAATTTGGTGCAATGGCTGgaccttttgaagaatgcCGCGCTGAAGTGATCGCCATGTACCTTATCACCAACCGTAAGATACTCGACATTTTTGGGTTCAATACAAAGCAGGATCAAGACGATGTCATCTACGCTGGCTACTTGCAAATGTGTCGCGCAGGTCTAATGGCTTTAGAGTTTTGGGATCCCAACACAGGCAAATGGGGACAGCCACACATGCAGGCAAGATTTTCCATTATGAAgactttcttgaagcattCCCCAGATCCAGCattcttgtctttgatTACAGACGCCGATCAAATTATTGTTAAATTGGAAAGATCCTTGATCGAGACAGCAGGGCATGAATGCATCAAGGATTATTTGAAGCACCTACATATCTACAAGTGTTCCGGCGACTACGAACGAGGAAGCCAGTATTTCAATGACAGATGCACAGTGACCGCTGACTTGGCAAAACTAAGAGATACGGTAATTTCAAAGAGGCTGCCCAGACGTCAGTTCATCCAAACTAATACAAGAATCTCCAATTACAACAAGGTGGTCTTACAGGAGTACGAAGAGACTCCAAAAGGAATGTTGGAATCGTTCATCGAGCGCCAACTATGA
- the TDEL0D04540 gene encoding glycerol-3-phosphate dehydrogenase family protein (similar to Saccharomyces cerevisiae GPD1 (YDL022W) and GPD2 (YOL059W); ancestral locus Anc_3.169) — protein MAASDRLNQTSEIISHSMQQSESTTSLAAADHPFKVTVIGSGNWGTTIAKVVAENTALNPQLFARRVDMWVFDEDIKGEKLTEIINTRHENVKYLPGIELPENLHANPDLIDSVKDVDIIVFNIPHQFLPRIVQQLKGHVDRKVRAISCLKGFEVGVKGVQLLSTYVTEELGIECGALSGANLAPEVAKEHWSETTVAYHIPEDFRGEGHDVDHKVLKALFHRPYFHVSVIEDVAGISIAGALKNVVALGCGFVEGLGWGNNAAAAIQRVGLGEIIKFGKMFFPESKVETYYQESAGVADLITTCSGGRNVRVAKAMAKNPDKSAEDVEKELLNGQSAQGLITCKEVHEWLERCNHLDDFPLFEAVYQIVYNNVPMDKLPDMIEELDLGLKESAH, from the coding sequence ATGGCCGCTTCTGACAGACTGAATCAAACTTCCGAGATCATTTCGCACTCGATGCAGCAGAGCGAGTCGACTACGTCGCTCGCTGCTGCTGACCATCCTTTCAAGGTCACTGTGATCGGTTCTGGTAACTGGGGTACTACTATCGCTAAGGTTGTTGCTGAAAACACCGCTCTTAACCCACAATTGTTCGCGCGCCGCGTAGACATGTGGgttttcgatgaagatatcaagGGCGAAAAACTAACCGAGATCATCAACACTCGTCATGAGAATGTCAAATATTTGCCAGGCATTGAGCTTCCTGAAAACTTGCACGCCAACCCAGACTTGATAGATTCCGTCAAGGATGTGGATATCATTGTTTTCAATATCCCTCACCAATTTTTGCCAAGAATCGTTCAACAATTAAAGGGTCACGTTGACAGAAAAGTACGTGCTATTTCTTGTTTGAAGGGTTTCGAAGTTGGTGTCAAGGGTGTTCAATTGCTATCCACTTACGTTACTGAAGAATTGGGTATCGAGTGTGGTGCTCTTTCGGGTGCCAACTTGGCTCCTGAAGTGGCTAAGGAACACTGGTCCGAGACCACTGTTGCTTACCACATTCCAGAAGATTTCCGTGGTGAAGGCCACGATGTCGACCACAAAGTGCTAAAAGCTTTGTTCCACAGACCTTACTTCCACGTCAgtgtcattgaagatgttgcTGGTATCTCTATTGCCGgtgctttgaagaatgttGTGGCTCTAGGTTGCGGTTTCGTCGAAGGTCTGGGCTGGGGTAACAACGCCGCCGCCGCTATTCAGCGTGTTGGTCTAGGTGAGATTATCAAGTTCGGTAAGATGTTCTTCCCAGAATCTAAAGTCGAAACTTACTACCAAGAATCTGCCGGTGTCGCTGATTTGATCACCACCTGTTCTGGTGGTAGAAACGTTCGTGTCGCCAAGGCTATGGCTAAGAACCCTGATAAATCTGCTGAAGATGTGGAAAAAGAGTTGCTAAACGGCCAATCTGCTCAAGGTCTAATTACTTGTAAGGAAGTTCATGAATGGTTAGAACGTTGTAACcatttggatgatttcCCTCTATTTGAAGCCGTTTATCAAATCGTTTACAACAATGTGCCCATGGACAAACTACCGGACATGATCGAAGAACTTGACCTGGGATTGAAGGAGTCCGCACATTGA
- the TDEL0D04510 gene encoding uncharacterized protein (similar to Saccharomyces cerevisiae GPM2 (YDL021W) and GPM3 (YOL056W); ancestral locus Anc_3.172): MTASNDTLKVILLRHGQSELNHENIFCGWIDASLTDKGKHQARNAAQLIQKYCQDENVALPQVGYTSRLVRTQQTIEVMLDELHLKGSYEVVPGIQYDTTEKLESNEVKVLQTWRLNERHYGSWQGQRKPDILKEYGKEQYMYIRRDYQGKPPKADLKREMIQEVNDPGSSTGYDFKEPNRHKKYSLEEGFDVELPNSESLCDVVERLKPFLNDVVLKTAKEHNLQSCLLVGHGSSVRSILKILQGISDDDIKDVDIPNATPLVVELDKETFKFVNRYYLDPETANKDAEKVRQEGFQNNP, translated from the coding sequence ATGACAGCCTCGAATGATACTTTGAAGGTTATATTATTAAGGCATGGGCAGAGTGAACTGAATCATGAGAATATATTTTGTGGATGGATTGATGCAAGTTTGACCGACAAGGGTAAGCATCAAGCTCGAAACGCagctcaattgatccaaaagTATTGTCAAGATGAGAATGTTGCTCTTCCTCAGGTAGGATATACTTCCAGACTGGTAAGGACCCAACAAACGATAGAAGTCATGCTAGATGAGTTGCATCTCAAGGGGTCTTATGAAGTGGTTCCTGGTATTCAATATGACACCACTGAGAAATTGGAGTCAAACGAAGTGAAAGTGCTTCAAACTTGGAGGTTGAACGAACGTCATTATGGCTCCTGGCAAGGCCAGAGGAAACCCGATATCTTGAAGGAATATGGGAAGGAACAATACATGTATATTAGAAGGGACTACCAGGGTAAACCACCCAAGGCAGATTTGAAACGTGAAATGATACAAGAGGTTAATGATCCTGGTTCATCTACTGGTTACGATTTTAAAGAGCCAAATAGACACAAGAAATATAGCCTCGAGGAAGGATTTGATGTTGAGTTACCAAATAGTGAATCTTTGTGTGATGTGGTTGAGAGGTTGAAACCTTTCTTAAATGACGTTGTTTTGAAGACCGCGAAGGAACACAATCTTCAATCCTGTCTCTTGGTGGGACATGGAAGCTCAGTGAGGTCCATACTTAAAATTTTGCAAGGAATTTCTGATGACGATATCAAAGATGTTGATATTCCTAATGCAACGCCTCTAGTGGTCGAACTGGACAAAGAAACGTTCAAATTTGTCAATCGGTACTATTTGGACCCAGAAACTGCCAACAAAGACGCCGAAAAGGTTCGCCAAGAGGGCTTTCAAAACAATCCTTAG
- the RPN4 gene encoding stress-regulated transcription factor RPN4 (similar to Saccharomyces cerevisiae RPN4 (YDL020C); ancestral locus Anc_3.173), with translation MTSTELALNRTLTDILEDELYNMHAGHHHPLSMAKSKNVMELPLQLSFDEHTNNDNHSDPNGGANDYYWTSPQESDSQQYKIFNKYADPSLTTTSMQKQSSNRAAMATTPVQKTVNLHSVMKVANPFHMKEQLPYDVKVTNDVMHAGDFGYSSQSDDELIGYDTSYDPKVYWPLQDSNVALSNEDARMIFDHEFAADDDDLSDDEDDDDVQNLPLQHAYNLQGDRNETEGRVFNSCNFVDSNMVHSNYDDKESSHNITSDIAVVDDEEEDDNMIDEDDLYEPSLRNDRKESVVYNNPPTAESRTKSESTPPILPVVKSQSSKAATRRKLSSSVGGSSPSSTSRRKVVTNKRNHQSPSPPEHITTESSNGTEIYTCMIMNSITEQPCSAQFSRSYDLTRHQNTIHAKKKAVFRCSECISSLGQEGYQKTFSRLDALTRHIKSKHENLSLEQRQELTRYARDNIGYVVG, from the coding sequence ATGACCTCTACTGAACTAGCGCTGAATAGGACCTTAACGGACattttggaagatgagTTATACAACATGCATGCTGgacatcatcatccattGAGTATGGCGAAGTCGAAGAACGTGATGGAGTTACCTCTTCAGCTTTCATTTGATGAGCACACGAATAATGATAACCATTCGGACCCAAATGGAGGTGCAAATGATTACTACTGGACTTCTCCACAGGAATCTGATTCTCAACAGTAcaagatcttcaacaagtacGCGGACCCGTCTTTGACTACCACATCGATGCAAAAACAGTCAAGTAATAGGGCCGCAATGGCTACTACACCTGTGCAAAAGACTGTCAACTTGCATAGTGTAATGAAAGTGGCCAATCCTTTTCATATGAAGGAACAACTGCCCTACGATGTCAAGGTGACAAACGATGTTATGCATGCGGGCGACTTTGGCTATTCATCACAgtctgatgatgaactgATAGGGTACGATACGTCGTACGATCCGAAAGTTTACTGGCCATTACAGGACAGTAATGTTGCATTGAGCAATGAGGATGCGAGAATGATTTTTGATCATGAATTTGCAGCtgacgatgacgatttgagtgatgacgaagatgatgacgatgttCAAAACTTACCATTGCAGCATGCTTACAATTTACAGGGAGATAGGAATGAAACTGAAGGGAGAGTGTTCAACTCATGCAATTTTGTCGATTCCAATATGGTGCATTCGAATTATGACGATAAGGAAAGCAGCCATAATATAACATCTGATATCgctgttgttgatgatgaagaggaagatgataacatgattgatgaagacgatTTATATGAGCCATCTCTAAGGAACGATAGAAAGGAAAGTGTGGTATACAACAATCCTCCCACCGCAGAAAGCCGAACAAAATCAGAGAGTACTCCACCAATACTACCTGTCGTTAAGAGCCAATCGAGCAAAGCTGCTACCAGGCGAAAGTTATCGTCAAGTGTCGGTGGTTCTAGCCCGTCATCGACATCGAGAAGAAAAGTCGTTACGAATAAGAGGAACCATCAATCTCCCTCACCTCCAGAGCACATCACTACCGAGTCGTCAAATGGGACCGAAATTTATACCTGCATGATTATGAATTCTATCACGGAACAACCTTGTTCTGCTCAATTCTCGAGGTCCTACGATTTAACCAGGCATCAGAACACAATACACGCAAAGAAAAAGGCTGTTTTCCGTTGTTCGGAATGCATAAGTTCGCTGGGTCAAGAAGGTTATCAAAAGACGTTTTCACGGTTAGATGCTCTAACTAGACATATCAAATCAAAACACGAAAATCTATCGCTCGAACAACGTCAGGAACTTACCAGATATGCCAGAGATAATATTGGCTACGTCGTCGGATag
- the ARG1 gene encoding argininosuccinate synthase (similar to Saccharomyces cerevisiae ARG1 (YOL058W); ancestral locus Anc_3.170), producing the protein MSKGKVCLAYSGGLDTSIILAWLLDEGYEVVAFMADVGQEEDFDAAREKALKIGATKYVVVDCREDFVNDILFPAVQVNAVYEDIYLLGTSLARPVIAKAQIDVARQEGCFAVSHGCTGKGNDQIRFELAFYALKTDVKVIAPWRLPEFFERFAGRKDLLDYAAEKGIPVAQTKAKPWSTDENQAHISYEAGILEDPDTTPPKDMWKLTVDPMDAPNTPQDLSIDFEVGLPVKVSYEQDGKKVEVTKPIDIFNHVSNLARANGVGRIDIVEDRYINLKSRGCYEQAPLTVLRRAHVDLEGLTLDKEVRALRDQFVTPTYSKLLYNGSYFTPECEFIRSMIKPSQKSVNGTVRVRLYKGNVMILGRSSKTEKLYDPTESSMDELTGFSPIDTSGFIAIQAIRVKKYGDANKNLTL; encoded by the coding sequence ATGTCTAAAGGAAAGGTTTGTTTGGCTTACTCTGGTGGTTTGGATACCTCTATCATTCTAGCATGGTTGTTGGATGAAGGTTACGAAGTTGTCGCCTTCATGGCTGATGTCggtcaagaagaagacttcGATGCTGCTCGTGAAAAGGCTCTTAAGATCGGTGCTACCAAGTACGTTGTTGTCGATTGTCGTGAAGATTTCGTTAACGATATCTTGTTCCCAGCTGTTCAAGTCAATGCCGTTTATGAAGATATCTACTTGTTAGGTACTTCTCTTGCAAGACCAGTCATTGCCAAGGCTCAAATTGATGTCGCAAGACAAGAGGGTTGTTTTGCTGTCTCTCACGGCTGTACCGGTAAAGGTAATGACCAAATTCGTTTCGAATTGGCTTTCTACGCTTTGAAGACAGACGTCAAAGTTATCGCTCCATGGAGATTGCctgaattttttgaaagattcgCTGGTAGAAAGGATTTACTAGACTATGCTGCTGAAAAGGGTATCCCAGTGGCTCAAACTAAGGCTAAACCATGGTCCACTGATGAAAACCAGGCTCATATCTCTTACGAAGCAGGTATCCTAGAGGATCCAGATACTACTCCACCAAAGGATATGTGGAAGCTAACTGTCGATCCAATGGATGCTCCAAACACTCCACAGGACTTGTCCATTGATTTCGAAGTTGGTTTGCCAGTCAAAGTCTCCTATGAACAAGACggtaagaaagttgaaGTCACCAAGCCAATTGACATCTTCAACCACGTTTCCAACTTGGCTAGAGCTAACGGTGTTGGTAGAATCGATATCGTTGAAGATCGTTACATTAACTTGAAGAGCAGAGGTTGTTACGAACAGGCTCCATTAACTGTCTTGAGAAGAGCTCATGTCGATTTGGAAGGTTTGACTCTAGACAAGGAAGTTCGTGCTTTGAGAGATCAGTTCGTTACTCCAACTTACTCCAAGCTGCTATACAACGGCTCTTACTTCACTCCAGAATGTGAGTTCATTAGATCCATGATTAAGCCATCCCAAAAATCAGTCAACGGTACCGTCAGAGTTAGACTCTACAAGGGTAATGTCATGATCCTAGGTagatcttccaaaactGAGAAGTTGTACGACCCAACTGAATCCTCCATGGATGAATTGACTGGTTTCTCGCCAATTGACACTTCTGGTTTCATCGCCATTCAAGCCATTAGAGTCAAGAAATACGGTGACGCCAACAAGAACCTTACTCTATAA